The following nucleotide sequence is from Choristoneura fumiferana chromosome 22, NRCan_CFum_1, whole genome shotgun sequence.
ACAATCTTGCCCAGTTTATGGTAATCAAAAAGCACAAGACTTTACCACTTTGATATTTTAGTAGCGTAGTAGTGACGTTTTCAACAAACTTCAAACAGTGAGGATGCTCTCTATCAGATTGTATTTTTGTCTTTGTTGTCTCTGAACTCAGACTTCATTGAActcatttgaaaaaatattttttgtttgttacagaTAAACTTttcaaatgatctcgcattcaATTTAAAGATAAACttcttgaaagtttttttatttgttaaaattataatgattactTGAGCAGGTGAGCAGCAGGAGGTGGGCGCGGGCGGCGAGGGCGCGGCGGCCTCTAAGGACATGGTCGAGACTGCGCGCTCCTGGGCGCGACCCGTCGCCACCGAGCTGGCCGCGCTCGCTAACCTCAAGCAGCTGCTGGAGAGGTAACGATACCGTCTGTACCGTAAGGCCGCACTTAGTGGCTGCGCGCCCCCAGCCCCCCAGGCCACCAGGCGCttctaccctggaattgacccaatgcacgcaTATGAGCTCACGGGGTCCGTGTTCATAGCCGTCCACACGATCCGTGTAAACTGCGTCTATTAGCGTCGATCCTAAATTGGAGCACCCTTTGGCATGCTCGTCAAATCTCCCCGCACTGAGCGGCCCGTTTGGAAGCTCGCTCTCTTTCTGGTCAGAAGCAAAAGCCTTCAATAGGAGTACAGTCGGAAAATTAATCTTAAATGTAATTGTTCGCAGACAGAACACGTTCCGGCCAGTGTTCGCGCCGCTGTTGCGGTCGGCGCGGCCCGAGAGGAAGCGCGTCACGCAGCTGCGGCGGCTGCTGGCCGACGCCGGGCTGCTCTACTCGCAGCTGCAGGACGCCTGGACCAACCACAAGCTGGAAGGTACGCCCCCACTGCGTGCTCTGTACACACTGCGGCCGCGCGCCCCGAGGAAGCGCGTCACGCAGCTGCGGCGGCTGCTGGCCGACGCCGGGCTGCTCTACTCGCAGCTGCAGGACGCCTGGACCAACCACAAGCTGGAAGGTACGCCCCCACTGCGTGCTCTGTACACACTGCGGCCGCGCGCCCCGAGGGAAGCGCGTCACGCAGCTGCGGCGGCTGCTGGCCGACGCCGGGCTGCTCTACTCGCAGCTGCAGGACGCCTGGACCAACCACAAGCTGGAAGGTACGCCCCCACTGCGTGCTCTGTACACACTGCGGCCGCGCGCCCCGAGGGAAGCGCGTCACGCAGCTGCGGCGGCTGCTGGCCGACGCCGGGCTGCTCTACTCGCAGCTGCAGGACGCCTGGACCAACCACAAGCTGGAAGGTACGCCCCCACTGCGTGCTCTGTACACACTGCGGCCGCGCGCCCCGAGGGAAGCGCGTCACGCAGCTGCGGCGGCTGCTGGCCGACGCCGGGCTGCTCTACTCGCAGCTGCAGGACACCTGGACCAACCACAAGCTGGAAGGTACGCCCCCACTGCGTGCTCTGTACACACTGCGGCGCGCGCCCGAGGGAAGCGCGTCACGCAGCTGCGGCGGCTGCTGGCCGACGCCGGGCTGCTCTACTCGCAGCTGCAGGACGCCTGGACCAACCACAAGCTGGAAGGTACGCCCCACTGCGTGCTCTGTACACACTGCGCCGCGCGCCCCGAGGGAAGCGCGTCACGCAGCTGCGGCGGCTGCTGGCCGACGCCGGGCTGCTCTACTCGCAGCTGCAGGACGCCTGGACCAACCACAAGCTGGAAGGTACGCCCCCACTGCGTGCTCTGTACACACTGCGGCCGCGCGCCCCGAGGGAAGCGCGTCACGCAGCTGCGGCGGCTGCTGGCCGACGCCGGGCTGCTCTACTCGCAGCTGCAGGACGCCTGGACCAACCACAAGCTGGAAGGTACGCCCCCACTGCGTGCTCTGTACACACTGCGGCCGCGCGCCCCGAGGGAAGCGCGTCACGCAGCTGCGGCGGCTGCTGGCCGACGCCGGGCTGCTCTACTCGCAGCTGCAGGACGCCTGGACCAACCACAAGCTGGAAGGTACGCCCCCACTGCGTGCTCTGTACACACTGCGGCGTCACGCCAATATGCGGCAATACCATTAGAGTGGGGGGAAGCCTTTTTgaaatatgtacgagtatgaacAATATGAATATGTCTAAatcagatttttatttattgaatggaAAGTCTCTTCGCGCAGAGTAAGGCTGCGTTTCAGTCCGAGACGTGCGAAGattgtgttgcgaggaatatgtttttcatcaacaaatagaaactcttcatttacctcgcctcgctccgctcagctgtttccaccagagcggtgctgtgcgaggataggtaaatgaaccAATTCTCCGATGAAAACACAGCCTAAACGTTTCCAAAAATTTGTCTGTAGCGAACCAAGgtaatatttattactatagTTTTCATTATAGCACTTATAATACGGTGGTAGAAAACGCTTCGCGGCGTTACCCTGTATATCAATATGGACAATATTCCGACGGTTCCAGACGTACTATATTGTTCTCAGGTCTAGAGAAGCAAATGGCAGCACTCTCGGTGTCAGCGAAGGAGGAGGACATCAAGGAGCTCATCGACATCTTCGACTGCCACTTCGACCCTGCAAAGGAACCCAAGGGACCCAAACCTCGCACACCTCGCAACAGAATTAGGGTATGTCaacatatttacataaaaatccTAAATTTATTACATAGgtataacctaacttaaccttattaactttgaaaagttgaaaacctcagtcatttcaaagtttaatgtctcaaaaacgattgaaagctacgatgccacagacagacgacagGCATTGACGTTTAACttaagagtataaaaaaaaaccgtttatttCTGACCATGAGATCCATATTATGTTAGTTATAAAGGTACTTGCatacttataacactcctctttttgcgtcgggagttcaCAAATTACAGTTCCACAGAAAATATATGATATGACGACCGAAtagtccaatttttttttattcgactggatggcgaacgagcaagtgggtctcctgatggtaagagatcactaccgtccacagacacctgcaacaccagggggattgctgatgcgttgccaacctagaggcctaagatgggatacctcaagtgccagtaatttcaacggttgtcttactctccacgccaaaacacaacagtgcaaatgCAAGCAGGATtacgagcaaaatggtggtagcaatccgggcagaccttgcacaaggttctaccacctgcaatccAATGCAGTGGTTGACTAGAAATCTTGAGGTATTCCGGCTTTGAtcctcaagatgtttttcaAATTAATCTGGAATAAAATAGTTGACTCTCTTTGACTGAACACAACACAAATTGGTAAGGATAATGTAGATAAGGtaccaatatatttttaacaaaactttattGGAATTGCAGGCAACATCAACAGGCGAGACGGGCGAAGCGGGCGAGCCAGAGGGCAGCACCAGTGAGTCCCAGAACAGTTCCCCGCAGAACTCGCCCAACAAGACAAATGGTTAGTCATCCATCGTACCTAACGATCTAATACTCTTCCTTCCAGTGCCACTCCATTactgaaggttggcagtcagttCCCAAGttccttttttttatcaagtgCCAATCTTGGACAGTTACTCAATGGTCTTAATCCATCCACTCCCTAATATTACGGAGCCAAGACATCTTATATCTACCTGGTTTCcgcatgttcaaaatattttttccgcgaCTGTCGCGCGCGTTATGTTCCGAATATTATTCCGGTGTATAAAGATCACAttgcctgacattgcgtcagaacgagagttgtggaggtcaagaggggaggcttttgcccagcagtgggacactatacaggctacttaaaaaaaaaaaaagatcaagtGGTTGTAGTGTTCGATATGTTTGTCTTTTACAAGCACTTTAACCctttttccaggccccgctaaTTTAGCTACGCTATTGCAAAATGAATCATAGtgtgagggattaatttaaagacGAATAGTATTTTTGACGACTCCAATTGATTATGTACCATATAATAAATGTAGCATAGTCGAATCGAATATTTgcgtacatttatgtggtcgctatacGCAGTATGCCTGGAAAACTGTTAAAAGCTAAATGAAATGACtgccctgtttgttgttgtttttcatttgtctcaaattttgcaagttaattttaatcTACCTCCAGTGatttgattgacttgaaatttggcatgcataAGTCGtatgtaggttggatgacaacGCAAGTTTAGTTTACAgaaagtaaagtcagcaaaaagcttttgttaaaaaattttaacatatttttttttccacaaGACCTGCCGGTGGGGATTCCAGTCAGAAGCCCCTGGTGGCGGAAGCGGTCGCGGCCAACTAACGCCGCGCGCTTTGCTACCACATTACTATCGTTTAGTATCGTAACAGAGCCATAGGGATGtgacaaaaacatttattcgtatTATACATTTAGGTTTAAGTCTTGGAATTGAACGAAATTTATTTTGCATGCATCGGTGAACGAATTcacacaatatattttttatttttgtttcccgTTCGACAGTTTTGGTTTCGACCTTCACGCATGAAgttcttatattataaatagatGTTATAACGTGTAGATGAGTGCCTTAGCAACTCAGTGTATTAAGATATAACTTTTTGTATATCCACAAATATTTGTGTACACGACAGCGCGGCGCTTCTGGCGCGGATTATACTATTTTAATATCACAGTTTTATGGGGGCTTTGAGGAAGCGATATGTTTAATTGGGGCTAGGAGCATTAAGAAGTACAATTTGTCGTactcttttatttattcaaatgttacTTCTTATTTATAGAATTTCGTGCAATCACAGgaacggatggactgattttacatccagttaaaaaaaagttttatttattgtttttttttgtttctacgCATTGTAAGTTTTTAGGCTGAATATTGCATTGGCGCTCTCCCGACGGTCCGCGGTCGGCGTTTCAAATTTTGTTTGCCATAAATAGAAGTTTCACTATGGATATGTTTGGGTTTCCATCCAGTGAAGCTACGTAATGCAGTGTGTACCTATTAACTTACCTCTAATTTAGTTAGTTTTAACATAGActgtacatattatttaatttcttattttgttCAGATCtctaataaatatgtaagtctAACTTGTCGTTTTATTCGTTCCAGTCGTAAATCCATCACTGCTGCCATTCTTAGCCAGCAGGGCTCAGTTTCATGTAATCTGATAAAGCAGCGCTGCGTGCTTATGTGAttcgaattcaaattcaaataatttatttagtaaataggccgcattGGGCACTTTTACGTCATTTAACCACGAGCGCTTTCGGAatgaccatcattgccaagaagaatgcgccgcaagaaccGTGACGCGTTGGGAGGACATTTGGCCGGGCCCTTAGCcgctaattatttaaattctaacGTATAAAATAGTGGACATTATATAAATTAGACCTGCCACATAATTTTTTGAtgtcaatattattaaatttgatgttAATTTATGGTTGCTTCAGTCATAATGTCCGTATactaatgtataaaaatagaggtgccaatattaaattagtctgttaatttttttttctagatgcAACAGATagtataataacatttttaggcataattaaaaaatttagtTGCTATATTATAATCGTCATGCTGATTTAATAAAACGTAGCGTGTAAAGTTtagtcgcttgaaaagtatttattaggcgCTTAAAATGGTATTGTCTTGGGTCGTCCCATTCGTTTTTAGTCAAGTTCTTAATTCGTCTCATTCTGATTTCGTCATCCATTCTTCATTCGTCAGTTTCGGTGGTAGTCTTTGGTCATATTCGTTGTTTGTCTTTTTCTTATTCCGGGCCATTCTGCTATTagtcttcatattttttggtCATGATCGGTGTTAGTATATCTCTTTTTTAGTCTCATTCGTTATTCGTCCTATCGTCTTTGGTCTTATTCTAAGTTCGTGTTTTTCTTATTTGTCCTCTTTAGAAATTGATATCATTCTTTATAGGACACATTCACTATTTGTCCCGTTTGATATTCGCAATTTGACTTATTTTCTTTCAGGCGACTAGAATCACGAAAATCACGAAAAGATAAATTACAAAAGTTatgaagtaggtataaaattgtCTACTATACTTAGTACTTAGGGGGTTCCTCTCCTTTGTACGAGCAAATTCGGCTCCTAGGTAAATAGTGATCTGGGGTTCTAGACAAAACGCTTCAATATCCGTTGtcgaaatttgttacttatCGACAAAATGTATGAAAGTGACATAAGCGTTCGCCGCATTTTTCGAACTATTGTGACAGGCTCAAAGTCCGcctgcaaaaagaggggtgttataagtttgaccgtaatatgtgtctgtctgtctaactAAAGCGGGAATTGAGACGAAAACCGAACAAGACGAATTATGAATGGACCTAAAAACTAAAGTGACTTACTGCTAATGGGACAACGTTCGTTACGTgtcgaaaaaaaatgtgactagTAACGAAtgagactaaaaaaaaaaagactaacaCCAAACATGTCAAAAGAAGAGACGAACATCGAATGAACCTGAATAAGAACAAGACAAACAACAACTATGACCCAAGACGACAATGAGTAAGAGCGAAAGTGACGAATGAAGAATGGATGACGAAAGCAGAATGAGACGAATTAAGAACTTGACAAAAAACGAATGGGACGACCCAAGACGATACCCTTAAAATTTGTCGCTGATTTATAAATTCagaagacaaataattaaatttgaagccAAAGATTACAGGTTTAAGAAGCTGCGTTAATTACAAcccttaaattatataaataaaaaatgttgttttttgaaaaatatattttatgagtCCAGTTTTTGTGTCCACCCTTCTGCTAGATGTTCCCTCACTGCTGCGTCTAATATagccttgaaaaaaaaaattaattaaaaaatttcaaaaaataataattaagaactAACTGGAAAAAGATAAAAGTATTTTACCTGAATATCCTTACAACCTTGCATGGCTCTGCTAAAGACTAGGTCAAAGTAGTCCATGTGCAGTCTATGGGACATCTCCAGTAATGCTATGCTTCCTGTAACAAAAACAACCAGTGAGCGTGGAAGCTACCAGAACAGAAGTACCTGGGTAATGTGCTGATCCATATAGTGGTAAGATAACACTGGCGCATAACGATTTTGCTGCTATCGCGCAACGTATCGCTGCGAGTGAGCTGCGTGCTGCGTATAGATAGCGCCGAAAAtgccttattattattgtacgagtGTAGTGTACAATATGTCGTTTTTGGCTCTATACTGCGCTCGCAGCGATGTCGTTGCGCGTTAAAATCGCTGCGCGTCCGCCACTTTCAAACTCGCCCACAAATCACCAGTGCGATAAGGCTCTAGGGATAAGCAGTAGCAGCTAGTGAGGCACAGGTACCAGGCCACTCACCAATAGTGGGCATGGCGGCGACGGTGAGGCAGACGCCGCCGGCGGCCTCCTCGACGTGGCCCACGTCCACCAGCGGCTGCGGCTCCGCGCCGCGCCACGCCATGCTGGCCGAGCTGGCCACGAGCACGCCGCGCGTCGGGATGCCTGCGTTGATCAGAGCTAGTGACGCCGCGTTCACGCTGGCGCAGAATGCTCCGCCGTCCGCCTGCAAATCGAAGTTTAATACAATATAAGGGCCTCCGCTAACACGTGCGGGCGCGGCGTGCTTGTTTCGtgtcatatttatttacttattctgtgatgtCATGTAATAGACAGCAGCACTGCGTGGGTGGGTCTCTGCTCTATATATTGAACCCTTTAAACGGCACGCCGCGCCAAGCCAAGCTGTGCGCCCGCGCTAGTTAGCGAAGGCCCTAAGGACGATTTGTTATGTAGAGTTCAATATTGATTATTGGATCACCAAAGGTTTATTACTCTTGCTTTGCTGTccgcccgtctgtctgtcacagggttaTATGTTGATAGCCATAAAAGACGGATAGCTGAAATGTTCACTAATAAATTATGCAACCCCTTTTacttgaactaaaataatttccttgctcacccgcgaccttacgatagctaagcttatgcaaaatatgcgtgttcatgcagttcctccacctccacactgtaagaacacacacaaatcacacaaacccatctatcaccaccaccacactacactgacgcgtttcgaactcaaccagagctcatcttcagagtgacacaaccgtacaccattaGATGATGCTGGTATTATGgcatctgtgtgtgtgtgtgtgtaaaggaactagatcgggtgtatacaagctcacttgtaatgactgcagtaaagtatatgttggtcagacaggtcgcagttttaatactaggtttaaagagcatgtttcggcatataggaatgagcatcctgataagtcgaattttgccaaacatttgttggaactaaatcattctttatcggactcagattcgtatgaagtgttacattattgtggcaaggggtttcgtctcgatgttttagaatgcatggagataattagatacaacagtatggggtctattattaatgagcaggtaaatttagtttcatctcccttgctacggcttggatctaattcagcaatggtagttaataaaacatgccttgacagtaaataaataaaaatcaagggtagttttgaaggacggttaaaaaatttattaatattttgtgggtagttttgttttgtttcataaaacgtatgtggatATATTCTCCAAAAGTTATCCTTGATTTTGGCATTGACAAGGATAGCCCAGCGGCCAacaacatatttaataaaaaaataggaaaatgGCAGGATTGGCTACACATCTTCACAGATGCCTCTAAAATAGATCCCAATGGCTTTGTAGGTTCAGCAGTATGGATTCCCAAATACCAAATTGCTTTGACTCAAAAAGGCCCAGCCCAGTCATCTGTTTTCACTGGGGAATCCATCGCAATATTGGAGGCTATTAAATTCTCGGAATCACACAGCGTtcctaaaatcttaatttttctgATGCTAAAAGCTGTCTCAAGCAATAGTAggaaatcattttaaaatgaaactaaactcccaatcattttgaaaattaaagagGTCTAAACCGAGTGAAAAAAAGGACTAGAAGTTACTCTTGTATGGATTCCGGGCCATTGTGGCATAGTGGGAAATGAAAAGAGCGGACATGTGGGCAAAAGAGGCCATCACAATTGGTTGTCAGGATTATAAGACTATCTTACCATCGGACCTAATGATGTCCACTCGAATGATTAAGGTCTCCTGGCAGAACATGTGGAACCTCTCCAGACACAGAAAGGCCGACACTACGGGAACATTCAAACCATTAATTCCGCGTAAACCTTGGTTTTTATCACTCCGCTCTGCTAGTAATGGGTCACTTCTACTATCTGTCGACTCCGTCTAGGTCATGTCTGCACTCCggtgtttttatcaaaaattagaGTACGGGATAACTCTCTATGCGAATGCGGTCTTGATGAGGGTACCCTGGATCACATTTTTTTCAATTGtggtaaacatacttattccCTGTATGATGCATTTGCCGAAGGATGTTCCGCGCCCTATGAATTTTCTGACACTTCTTTCTATACTAGATTCtcctctttaaaaaatatgataaaatttatACAGTGCCACAACATTAAATGTAGCAACTGCAGCAtgcttaatattatatatttcatacTCCTCTTCACTTTATCCTTTTTATGTTAGCATGCTTAACAGTCTGCCATTCCCCTCCGCTAAAANNNNNNNNNNTGTAGATATTTAATTGGCAAATAACAAACACGTCAGCTACAATAATTCAGGTTTTAagacaaatttaaagttttaaaaaccCACATATATCTTATTGATCGAAGCTGCGTCCGTAGTTGTTACCATatcgaataaaatttaatagtagactgttcaacaagggactaaaacaagccataatgacacgagatgttatGCCACCCAAAcggagcgagggtggctatagtccGAGTGTCAtttcattatggttgtttaggctcgcgttaaacactacttttcactttgaatgcgaggaaaaaaacgacATCCTATacctaaaaaatacaaaattacttttatttagctgttcaaaattcaattatcaataaaaaatcaaactgatGCTTTAAATTTAGCCAACACATTCAAacttggaaaattttaaaactaattggactatgcataataaaatgaattcatccttaatataattaaatatattctttATCGTTATCATTAatcgtgtttcacgaaattgaatgttttttttcatggttttgcacattttgaggttatttccacgccctaaaaattgtctatgcacaatcaatgaaaatggcgATAAGTCTCCATTCACAAACGCCatgattggctgtttagggcgggtttccaaagtaaatataaaaaatactttaatccctagagattaataagGAGCTTTAGGGCCGATATACCGAgactaaagtaatattttaggAGCATAAGAAGTAAAATATATTCTTTTCTGAACTCCTCGACCTTTTTTTTGATTTAAGTAATTGGAAAGAAAAAAGATTTTTGCAAACGATTTCCAAGATTATGAGTAAAATGAACTCGGACAAACGAGATTGCCAAACCAtgcgtaataaaataaaagcaacaACGTTTAAGAAATGTTTAATGGAGGGCAAAAAATGTTAACTACCTATTACCGCTGAAAATAATCACatggaataataaaattaaataaaatagacgCACTCTGTCGAGTAATAATTGCCAAATTGAAGTAATTTAAATCGGGGAAGTCACTGGAATTAATATTTGTGTTCGTTTTTGTATAACAAATTCTAAAGTAAGATTGAGCGCgatattcgttcatttatgctcgttttgtttgctaatttttagggttccgtagccaaaatggcaaaaacggaacccttatagtttcgccatgtctgtctgtctgtctgtctgtctgtccgtccgcggctttgctcagggactatcaatgctagaaatccctaaggatttttctaaaaaaatattacttaattttacgtaatggctacggaaccctatttcgggcgtgtccgacacgctcttggctggtttttatttttcatattgaagtgaaagtggAAAATCAAAGTGAAGtacaaatatttggaattcagtgagtggacccagcactgtcctcagaattaaaaaataaataattaaaaagctactttatCTCACGGCTGTGCTGCTGCGGCGAAAAAgtaatttcaactcaatcgaAGACCAAGAAGTAGTCAACAAATGGTTTGTAAGTTTCAAAACTACGACACGCTTGCGTACGATCGTTCCAAGttaaatagaagcttgtaaCAAGTTCATGTCATGAGAAATAAGATTATATTCCTCACAAGCGTCATAAACTTAAGCCAATGTCAGTACCCTACGGTAGCTAGCGTATAAACCCGTCACCATGTATGTTCCAAGTTCCAATTACATGGTCTATTGTGGCGCCTTGCCGTCGTAATGAAGCAGTCACCCAACAGAATCGACTGTCCGATAATACAGTAATTTATGGGGCTATATTTCTCGCTGCGAGCTCCGATGGGACCCTTATGACTATCACGAGGCGCTGTGTATCGGGAAAAATCACAGCAAACTTGTGTAAACAGTGTGATGGAATTTTTGAGCTGCTGTGGAATTTATGCAATATTGAACGTCGgagattaggtaggtacctacctatgtgcCTACAGTCTATGTACGTACAGTCTGAAAAGTGTAAGATAATGCATAGGTAATGGGTAAGATTCTAATTATTATCTATAATANAGTTTAAAGCCACCTATTGCTTTACAGGACTATGATACATCATACTTTAAGTGTTTTAGATTCTGATGAGCCTGCGTCTCTAAGAGAAGCTAAGTCTTCTCCAAGTTCTTCAAAATGGGAAGAGGCTATGAAGACAGAAATGAAGGCTTTGTATGATAACCAAACTTGGTCATTTATTGACAAGCTGATGACGGTGTTGCTGACTGTAGACAGTAAGTGGGTATTTAGAATTAACAcgtaatgaaaataatgaattaaCACAATATAAAGCCAGGTTGGTAGCAAGGGTTTTATGCAACCGACGTTgattataataagtatattCTCCAGTAGTTAGGTTGGTGAGCGTACGAACTTTGCTGTCAATCTCATGCGTAAATAACTGGCCTGTGCATCCAATGGATGTTTGTGCAGCTTTTTTAGCACGGAGATATCAAAgatgacatttattttaaaattacctgAAAATTTTGACGTGCCGGCTGGCAAAACGTGGTAGTTAAATAAATCGCTGTATGGTTTACGCCAAGCGCCACGTTGCTGGTAtgataaatttcataatttcataataggtcagaattttcagaaaaacatTTAGTGATCAGTGTATGTACTGTTACAAAGACAATGTAAATACAGTCTTTGTCTTAATATTCGTCgatgatattttaaataacagGATTTGGTCCGATTTTacaaaatgttataaatgaATGTCTAGAGCtttcaaaatgaaatatttgggGTTGGTTAAGTAGCTATCT
It contains:
- the LOC141440188 gene encoding exosome complex component RRP41-like produces the protein MVTTTDAASINKIYADGGAFCASVNAASLALINAGIPTRGVLVASSASMAWRGAEPQPLVDVGHVEEAAGGVCLTVAAMPTIGSIALLEMSHRLHMDYFDLVFSRAMQGCKDIQAILDAAVREHLAEGWTQKLDS